The nucleotide window CCCTCGGTCACCTTCTTCTGCTTCTGGAAGGTGAGCCACTTGCCGTCGCTCGAGAAATACGCCTCGGCGTTGTTGCCGCCAAAGGTGAGCTGGCGCAGGCGGCCGAAGTGCCGCTCTGCCTGGGCGCGAAGAAGGTCGTCGAGGCCGAACTGCCGGGCCTGCGCTGGCCGTCCGCGTGGCGCAGCTTTGGCGAGGACGAGGGCAGCAGTGGCTGACAATGGGGCATGAATGGAAACCTCGTAGCGTGAAAACAGCAGTCAGTCATCAAGCGCTGCCAAGACTCGCCTGGGCATGCCCGGTCACCCCCACCTTCTCGAACACGTGGGTGATGACGCCCTTCGGCGCTGATCACGAACGTGGAAAAAGGGATCCCGAAATATTTCTGCCATACATCGACTTCTTCGACCCAGACGCCGTAGGCCTGCGCGATGGCATGCTCATCATCGGCCAGCAGCGGAAAGGGCAACCCGTGCCTTCGCTGCGAATCTCCGATGCGCTTCCTCTATCGTCGTCCTGCTATTTACGCCGAGGACCGTGGTGCCTCGCCGGCGGAGCTTCCGCCGTGCATCGCGGAAGCCGCACGCCTGCTCGGTGCAATCCGAGGTATCGTCCTTCGGGTAGAAATCAAGCACCACCCGCTGGCCCCGCAGCGCCGAGAGGGCGACCGGCTTCCCTCGGCGTCGAGCGTCGGGAAATCTGGCGCCCTGTCTCCCGGGTTGGAGCATCCGTAATGCTGCGGAGAAACACGGCACCACAGCGCGCGGGGGCACGCTGGGCACGGCCGCCAACCGGCGCACCGGATGGCCTGCCCGGGCACGAACGGCGCGGTCAAAGGAGTTCCGTGGTGCAGTTGTCCTCCGGACGTGGGCTCGAGCAGGAAGGCCGCCAGCATGCCGAAGCGCTGGTTGGTCGGGATGATGTAGCTGCCGGCCGGAGGGAATCTGCCGCCGGGGCGACCCACTTGCCGTCGACCTTCATGGCCCGATGCCCCTCGGAAGGGGCGAGCGGCGACCACGGCCGAGTCGATCCGAATGGCGCATTCTGGCCGACCCACGGTTACGGGAGCGGCGACCACGATGCCCCGTCGACGGAGCAGCGCCACGACCTCGGTCCACTGCGCGTCGAGCACGTACGCCGCTGGAATCGCCTCGCGACGGGTGGCGACGAAGCGATCGACCACCGGCATGAAGACCTTCTTCATCTCGCCGGTGCGCTGACGCCGCGAGAAGCCGCTGTTC belongs to Gemmatimonadota bacterium and includes:
- a CDS encoding PD40 domain-containing protein, which translates into the protein MSATAALVLAKAAPRGRPAQARQFGLDDLLRAQAERHFGRLRQLTFGGNNAEAYFSSDGKWLTFQKQKKVTEG
- a CDS encoding redoxin domain-containing protein; this encodes MLQPGRQGARFPDARRRGKPVALSALRGQRVVLDFYPKDDTSDCTEQACGFRDARRKLRRRGTTVLGVNSRTTIEEAHRRFAAKARVALSAAGR